A genomic stretch from Aedes albopictus strain Foshan chromosome 2, AalbF5, whole genome shotgun sequence includes:
- the LOC115258210 gene encoding uncharacterized protein LOC115258210 isoform X2, whose protein sequence is MLPRTPPNNTQKNSSQDANYPCCNEDDQYDAMVQCSRCKRWHHFSCVGVDQSIAELVWYCRTCLGEDVSARESLGQPGVSRVQPPRAAKKGSIKEHTGKSKEDQKKIVEIKDSRHSVKGGTSQAGPSRTGGEINIDKIPTDPSHGRNSVSGRKSCSESHKSGSSKTRSSKRDMAMKRIEEMKERSRLEALEEETQLQMLKVKQKQIERQRRELEELQQLSKLIEEESVCNEDLEEAAKSDTSYIDKVQGWMNSCNAVEPGRSRRSNIASDVDVSQFSLLLPDTNVNKMRRMRQTQQRSSSVVVGPTALQIASRQVFPKNLPAFSGQPQDWPLFISAYEQANASCGFTNAENLVRLQQSLQGKAIEIVRSLLLLPENVPTIIEKLRRRFGNPEILSTMLAQRIQRLEGPDSDNLESVIEFGSAIGEFIQHLEVSKLSDHLKNPILMQSLIQKLPPCYAMQWVEYKRNFRVVDLKTFGKFMEDLVDKALEVTFERIEIGSSRRREKPKAKVYTHLMKEDYEENYVKNNLFDKIQPTSVQSSQKKDFSCSICDEPGHLGRDCREFRNTSLERRWMMVKHMGLCTLCIFNHGKWPCRSKVRCEVDGCNGLHHTLLHPPMTEGANMEARCNSHTLPSKTALFRIIPVTLYGENRRCNTLALVDEGSSTSLIDNEIAEFLQLNGPREPFEMRWTNGVSRTETHSRNVEMRITGIDQRKEFELCVARTVTKLDLPAQQLDADELIEEFRHLNGVEIQSYKLDTPKLLIGIDNMHLIAPVASRIGQKGQPVAVKCKLGWTIYGPRPNILSDVHFLGHHRCACDECSKADQDLNQMLRDNFQLEAVGVSPVRLESKDDCKAREILQRTTRRIGDRFETGLLWKDGAPNFPKSYAMAYKRMKNLEARLDRNPSIREVLQKQIDEYVAKGYAHKITESEMTETPPERCWYLPLNYVVNPKKPGKIRMVWDAAAKANGVSFNESLLKGPDLVASLSGVINGFRERKVAFGGDIREMFHQILVRQEDRQAQRFLFKSDVNREPDIYVMDVVIFGASCSPCLAQFVKNLNAQEHLQDYPAAADAIIRKHYVDDYFDSVDTEDEAIVRAKEVRKVHADAGFEIRNWMSNSPIVLEELGEAESKTAKSFDVTSEAERVLGVMWRPDTDSFVFSTEFRDDLRPYIQEGAWPTKRIALRCIMSMFDPKQFLAPILIHGRILMQDLWRSGIGWDERIGPVHYDRWLRWTELFPLINNISIPRCYLGRLSSTAYETMQLHVFTDAGEDAYGCVAYFRFADGESVHCAFVEAKAKVAPLQYLSIPRKELEAAVLGARLMKAISENHSVEAKKRFLWTDSNAVASWVKSDVRRYKPFVAHRIGEILSITTSDDWHWVPTKCNPADDVTKWGPTTQISSGSRWFCGPDFLRKPESDWPAQRWKPVEIEEELRASVLLHDIVLPDAVLPRIKHISKWKVLVRTVASIYRFVSNCRRRINKLPIEALPTLNKGPMKIPGEQVPLRQEEYQLAENFIWRVAQGEQFPDDVKTLIKNQDPSISQRRMVEKSSPLYRLSPFLDEHGVIRMEGRTTAADYATFDVRFPIILPKEHIISRKLVERYHQECGHGSREMVVNEVLQRFYIPCLRSLVDRIARDCVWCKVQKAKPAVPRMAPLPISRMAVREHPFSYVGLDYFGPVEVVVGRRREKRWIALFTCMTVRAVHLELVYSLTTQSCEMAIRRFVKRRGSPVEIFSDNGTNFVGASRDLAEQIRSINSECADTFTGARTKWTFNPPSAPHMGGVWERMVRSVKEAMAVFAHGERITDEILQTTLIEAESLINSRPLTYVSTNVQEDMEALTPNHFLRSCSLVDCMPSRNSIELADRLRSSYNQAQYLAEELWRRWQREYLPMMNRRTKWFDERTTVAIGDLVYVADSERRKSWERGVVEEVFAGNDGRIRSAMVRTSTGMKKRAVAKLAVLEIGG, encoded by the coding sequence ATGCTGCCCCGAACTCCTCCCAACAATACTCAAAAAAACTCATCACAGGATGCGAACTACCCGTGTTGTAACGAAGATGATCAGTATGATGCAATGGTGCAGTGCAGTCGATGTAAAAGGTGGCACCACTTTTCATGTGTCGGAGTGGACCAAAGTATAGCGGAGCTTGTTTGGTACTGCCGTACGTGCCTCGGTGAGGACGTATCCGCTCGTGAATCGCTAGGCCAGCCTGGAGTCAGCCGTGTGCAACCACCACGTGCAGCTAAAAAGGGTAGTATTAAAGAGCATACCGGTAAGTCAAAGGAAGATCAGAAGAAAATCGTTGAAATAAAGGATTCTAGACACTCTGTGAAAGGGGGGACAAGTCAGGCAGGGCCGTCCAGGACGGGGGGCGAGATAAACATTGATAAAATACCAACCGATCCCTCGCACGGTCGCAATTCCGTTAGTGGTCGAAAGTCGTGTTCCGAGAGTCACAAAAGTGGTAGTAGTAAGACTAGAAGTTCCAAGCGGGACATGGCGATGAAACGAATTGAAGAAATGAAGGAGAGAAGTCGCTTGGAAGCTCTAGAAGAAGAAACCCAGTTGCAAATGTTAAAGGTGAAGCAAAAACAGATTGAACGACAGCGTCGCGAGTTGGAGGAGTTACAGCAGCTTTCTAAGCTGATTGAAGAAGAATCCGTGTGCAATGAAGATCTTGAGGAAGCAGCAAAGAGTGATACTAGCTACATCGATAAGGTACAAGGATGGATGAATTCATGTAATGCTGTAGAACCTGGTAGGTCGAGGCGGTCGAATATCGCTTCCGATGTTGACGTTAGTCAATTCTCATTGTTATTGCCGGATACTAACGTGAACAAAATGAGACGAATGCGTCAAACGCAGCAAAGGAGTTCCAGCGTGGTAGTGGGACCAACGGCGCTTCAGATTGCTTCACGGCAGGTGTTTCCGAAAAACCTGCCTGCATTCTCAGGTCAACCGCAAGACTGGCCGCTGTTTATAAGCGCCTATGAACAAGCGAATGCATCGTGTGGATTCACCAATGCAGAAAACCTCGTCCGTCTTCAACAGTCGTTGCAAGGAAAGGCAATAGAAATAGTTCGGAGCCTGTTGCTGTTACCCGAAAACGTGCCAACGATCATCGAGAAGCTTCGTCGCCGCTTTGGTAATCCCGAAATTTTGTCAACGATGCTAGCACAACGAATTCAGAGACTCGAAGGACCAGATTCGGATAACTTGGAGTCTGTGATCGAATTTGGAAGTGCAATTGGTGAATTCATCCAACATCTAGAAGTTTCGAAACTCAGCGACCATTTGAAGAACCCCATATTAATGCAGAGCCTAATCCAAAAGCTGCCACCGTGTTATGCCATGCAATGGGTTGAATACAAACGAAATTTCCGAGTGGTTGACCTGAAGACCTTCGGGAAGTTCATGGAGGATCTGGTTGATAAGGCATTAGAAGTGACGTTCGAAAGGATTGAAATAGGCTCTTCAAGAAGGCGTGAGAAACCAAAGGCCAAGGTTTACACTCATCTAATGAAAGAGGATTACGAGGAAAACTATGTCAAAAATAACCTGTTCGACAAAATACAGCCTACATCGGTACAGAGTTCTCAAAAAAAGGACTTCAGTTGCTCTATCTGTGACGAGCCGGGTCATTTAGGACGGGATTGCCGAGAGTTCCGGAACACAAGCTTGGAGCGTAGGTGGATGATGGTGAAGCATATGGGCCTGTGCACGCTTTGCATATTCAACCATGGGAAATGGCCTTGCAGATCTAAGGTGCGTTGTGAGGTGGACGGATGCAATGGTTTACATCACACATTGCTGCATCCTCCGATGACCGAAGGCGCCAATATGGAGGCACGTTGTAACAGTCACACTCTGCCGAGTAAAACCGCATTGTTCCGCATAATTCCCGTTACATTATATGGGGAAAACAGAAGATGCAACACGCTCGCCCTTGTAGATGAAGGATCGTCTACGTCACTGATCGATAATGAGATAGCTGAATTTCTTCAGTTAAACGGGCCTCGGGAACCATTTGAAATGCGTTGGACAAATGGAGTCAGCCGTACAGAAACTCATTCAAGAAACGTTGAGATGAGGATTACCGGAATCGATCAAAGAAAGGAATTTGAACTATGCGTGGCTAGGACAGTTACCAAGCTAGATCTTCCGGCCCAACAGTTGGATGCAGATGAGCTAATCGAAGAGTTCCGACATCTGAATGGAGTTGAAATACAGAGCTATAAGCTAGATACGCCGAAGTTGTTGATCGGGATTGACAACATGCACCTTATCGCTCCGGTGGCCTCGCGTATCGGACAAAAGGGACAGCCAGTCGCTGTTAAATGCAAGTTGGGTTGGACAATTTATGGTCCGAGGCCGAACATACTGTCAGATGTCCATTTTCTTGGTCATCACCGATGTGCTTGCGACGAGTGTAGTAAAGCGGACCAGGACTTGAATCAAATGTTACGTGACAACTTTCAACTTGAAGCCGTAGGTGTTTCCCCAGTGCGATTGGAGTCAAAAGATGATTGCAAGGCTCGAGAGATTCTCCAACGGACTACAAGACGAATTGGTGACCGATTTGAAACCGGACTTCTTTGGAAAGATGGAGCACCGAATTTTCCTAAAAGTTACGCGATGGCGTATAAGCGAATGAAGAACTTAGAAGCTCGATTGGACCGGAATCCGAGCATCCGAGAAGTACTGCAGAAGCAAATTGACGAGTATGTGGCCAAGGGTTACGCGCATAAGATCACGGAAAGTGAAATGACAGAGACACCGCCGGAGCGGTGCTGGTACTTACCCTTGAACTACGTCGTCAATCCAAAGAAACCTGGAAAAATAAGGATGGTGTGGGATGCAGCAGCGAAGGCGAACGGTGTTTCGTTCAACGAAAGCCTTTTGAAGGGACCAGATCTGGTTGCATCATTGTCCGGAGTAATCAACGGATTTCGAGAGCGAAAGGTGGCGTTCGGTGGTGACATTCGAGAAATGTTTCACCAGATTTTGGTGCGACAGGAAGATAGACAGGCCCAACGTTTCTTGTTCAAATCAGATGTCAACCGCGAACCGGATATCTACGTGATGGACGTGGTTATTTTTGGTGCAAGCTGTTCTCCCTGCTTGGCGCAGTTTGTAAAAAATCTCAATGCTCAAGAGCATCTACAGGATTATCCAGCAGCCGCAGACGCCATAATTCGTAAACATTACGTTGACGACTATTTCGATAGTGTAGATACGGAAGATGAAGCAATAGTACGAGCTAAAGAAGTCAGGAAAGTGCATGCAGACGCTGGCTTCGAAATACGGAATTGGATGAGCAACTCACCGATAGTTTTGGAAGAACTCGGTGAAGCGGAATCAAAAACGGCAAAGTCATTTGATGTAACTTCCGAGGCAGAAAGAGTTCTGGGAGTTATGTGGCGACCCGACACTGATTCGTTTGTATTCTCTACCGAATTCAGAGACGACTTGAGGCCTTACATTCAAGAAGGAGCATGGCCTACAAAACGAATCGCTTTACGCTGCATCATGAGCATGTTCGACCCGAAGCAGTTTCTGGCACCGATCTTGATTCACGGCCGTATCTTGATGCAGGACTTATGGCGAAGTGGCATCGGTTGGGATGAGAGAATTGGACCGGTACACTATGATCGTTGGCTTCGATGGACAGAGTTGTTTCCCCTCATAAATAATATAAGTATTCCTCGATGTTATCTCGGACGACTGAGTTCAACTGCATATGAGACAATGCAACTGCATGTATTTACGGACGCTGGAGAGGACGCGTATGGATGTGTAGCCTACTTCCGATTTGCAGATGGAGAAAGTGTGCACTGTGCATTCGTGGAGGCAAAGGCCAAGGTAGCACCTTTACAATACCTGTCTATTCCGAGGAAAGAATTGGAAGCAGCTGTACTAGGAGCGAGATTAATGAAGGCGATAAGTGAAAATCACTCAGTTGAGGCGAAGAAACGTTTTCTATGGACCGATTCGAACGCAGTTGCATCGTGGGTGAAATCGGACGTAAGGCGGTATAAACCATTCGTAGCCCACAGGATTGGTGAAATACTGAGTATTACAACTTCTGACGACTGGCACTGGGTGCCCACAAAATGCAATCCTGCAGATGACGTTACCAAGTGGGGACCGACAACACAAATAAGTTCCGGTAGCAGATGGTTTTGTGGCCCAGATTTCCTGAGGAAACCCGAAAGTGATTGGCCTGCGCAAAGATGGAAACCGGTTGAAATTGAAGAAGAACTACGAGCTAGTGTGCTACTTCATGATATAGTTTTGCCAGACGCGGTGTTACCCAGGATAAAACACATTTCTAAGTGGAAGGTGCTGGTAAGAACGGTTGCATCAATCTACCGTTTTGTTTCCAATTGTCGGCGCAGAATAAACAAACTACCAATCGAGGCGCTACCGACCTTGAATAAAGGACCTATGAAGATTCCAGGAGAGCAAGTTCCGCTGCGACAGGAGGAGTACCAGTTAGCGGAAAATTTTATCTGGCGTGTAGCACAAGGAGAACAGTTTCCAGATGATGTGAAAACGTTGATCAAAAATCAAGATCCATCCATTTCCCAGCGAAGAATGGTGGAGAAGAGCAGTCCTTTGTACCGACTGTCGCCATTCTTAGATGAACACGGAGTCATACGAATGGAAGGTAGAACTACAGCGGCGGACTATGCAACGTTTGATGTACGGTTCCCGATCATACTACCAAAGGAGCATATAATTTCCAGAAAACTAGTGGAGCGGTACCATCAAGAATGTGGTCACGGTAGTCGAGAAATGGTGGTAAACGAAGTACTTCAGCGGTTCTACATTCCATGCCTGAGATCTTTGGTTGACAGAATTGCACGAGATTGTGTTTGGTGCAAGGTTCAAAAGGCGAAGCCTGCGGTTCCAAGAATGGCGCCGCTTCCAATATCTCGGATGGCAGTGAGAGAACACCCATTCTCATACGTCGGTTTGGACTATTTCGGTCCGGTGGAAGTTGTTGTAGGACGAAGACGAGAGAAGCGATGGATAGCGTTATTTACGTGCATGACAGTGCGTGCTGTGCACCTAGAGCTGGTATACAGTTTAACGACACAGTCGTGTGAAATGGCGATTCGCCGATTCGTAAAGAGACGTGGGAGCCCGGTTGAGATCTTTTCCGATAACGGAACCAATTTTGTGGGAGCGAGTCGAGATTTAGCTGAACAAATCCGATCCATAAACTCGGAATGTGCTGATACGTTCACTGGAGCCAGGACAAAGTGGACGTTTAACCCACCGTCAGCACCCCATATGGGAGGCGTGTGGGAACGCATGGTTCGATCCGTAAAGGAAGCAATGGCAGTATTTGCACACGGAGAAAGAATAACGGATGAAATTCTACAAACAACTCTGATAGAAGCAGAAAGTTTGATTAACTCACGCCCGTTAACGTATGTTTCTACCAACGTACAAGAGGACATGGAGGCACTTACTCCAAATCATTTTTTGAGGAGTTGTTCTTTGGTGGATTGCATGCCATCAAGGAACTCAATAGAGCTGGCTGATAGACTACGGAGCAGCTATAATCAAGCACAGTATTTAGCAGAAGAATTATGGAGGCGTTGGCAACGAGAATATCTTCCCATGATGAATCGGCGGACGAAGTGGTTCGATGAACGGACAACTGTGGCCATTGGAGATCTAGTATATGTTGCTGATTCAGAAAGGCGAAAAAGCTGGGAGCGCGGAGTCGTGGAAGAAGTGTTCGCAGGAAATGACGGAAGGATACGATCCGCAATGGTACGTACTAGCACAGGAATGAAAAAGCGAGCGGTAGCAAAACTAGCTGTACTGGAGATCGGAGGATAA